A window of Bacteroidales bacterium contains these coding sequences:
- a CDS encoding AAA family ATPase, with product MIFNKTEKQEREYLQQVIYLLKKTINSTDVTVKEHIDTLAEYKDYLWSNKDIDPHEIRSMRESILNHFALGENVINKRNRLGKILDIPYFGRIDFKGRKENDKVLAVYIGVNSFYDSDSKIGLIYDWRAPISSMFYDHELGEASYISPTGKVEGDISLKRQYRIRNGKMEFMIESSLTVHDDILQKELNSNADDKMKNIVATIQREQNRIIRNENANALIIQGVAGSGKTSIALHRIAYLLYTFKGTISSKDILIISPNKVFADYISNVLPELGEEIIPETSMEQILSDVLDNKYKFQNFFEQVNELLTKPAQGFTDRILHKASFDFISQLDRFIIYIENNYFKAVDVKLTKHFTIPAGFIEEQFRRFNRYPMRQRFEPMADYILEMTRIQYRITATTIERNMLKKEIKKMFAGNNDINVYKDLYKWIGKPEMFKMRKNRTLEYSDLAPLAYLHIALEGNHTQNRVKHLLIDEMQDYSPIQYKLIQKLYPCRKTVLGDASQSVNPYGSSTADMIRKALITGEVMKLHKSYRSTYEITDFAQKIHANNELEPVARHGENPQFLKLKKEEDEIYTIVNLISVFKKSGYKSLGIVCKTESQAKEIAEKLKTYTDDVYFLSSRSSAFVQGIIITSAHMAKGLEFDEVIIPQATDKNYNSEIDRSMLYVAATRAMHRLTLTYIGTKSNFIK from the coding sequence ATGATATTTAATAAAACTGAAAAACAGGAAAGAGAATATTTACAGCAAGTTATCTATTTGCTGAAAAAGACCATCAACAGTACGGATGTCACAGTGAAAGAACATATTGATACATTGGCGGAATATAAAGATTACCTGTGGTCGAATAAGGATATTGATCCGCACGAAATACGTTCTATGAGGGAAAGCATTCTGAATCATTTTGCATTGGGAGAAAATGTAATTAACAAACGTAACCGATTGGGAAAGATACTGGATATTCCTTATTTCGGTCGAATTGACTTTAAGGGAAGAAAAGAAAACGACAAGGTATTAGCCGTTTATATTGGAGTCAATTCATTTTACGATTCTGATAGTAAGATTGGACTTATTTATGATTGGCGTGCGCCGATTTCAAGCATGTTTTACGACCATGAATTGGGAGAGGCCTCTTACATTTCTCCGACAGGTAAGGTAGAAGGTGATATTTCATTGAAACGTCAATATCGTATCCGAAACGGAAAAATGGAGTTTATGATTGAAAGTTCTCTGACTGTTCATGACGATATTCTGCAGAAGGAACTCAATTCCAATGCAGACGATAAAATGAAAAATATTGTTGCTACCATCCAACGGGAGCAAAACAGAATTATCCGTAATGAAAATGCGAATGCTTTGATTATTCAAGGGGTGGCAGGTTCGGGAAAAACATCCATCGCCCTGCATCGCATCGCTTACCTGCTTTATACCTTCAAGGGTACTATTTCTTCAAAGGATATACTGATAATTTCACCTAATAAGGTGTTTGCCGACTATATTTCTAATGTGCTTCCGGAACTCGGTGAAGAGATTATTCCTGAAACAAGTATGGAACAAATACTTTCCGATGTGCTGGATAACAAATATAAATTTCAAAATTTCTTTGAGCAGGTAAATGAATTGCTTACGAAGCCCGCTCAGGGCTTTACTGACCGAATATTGCATAAGGCATCTTTTGATTTTATTTCTCAATTAGACAGGTTTATTATTTATATCGAAAACAACTACTTCAAAGCGGTGGATGTGAAACTTACAAAACATTTTACTATCCCCGCCGGATTTATTGAAGAACAGTTCCGGCGTTTCAACCGTTACCCGATGCGTCAACGTTTTGAACCGATGGCAGATTATATTTTGGAAATGACACGGATACAATATCGGATTACTGCTACTACCATCGAACGAAATATGCTAAAAAAAGAAATAAAGAAGATGTTTGCCGGAAATAATGATATTAATGTTTATAAAGATTTATACAAATGGATAGGTAAGCCCGAAATGTTTAAAATGCGAAAAAACCGCACGCTTGAATATTCAGATTTAGCACCTTTGGCATATCTCCATATTGCATTGGAAGGAAATCATACACAAAATCGTGTCAAACATCTTTTGATTGACGAAATGCAGGATTACTCACCCATACAGTATAAGTTGATACAAAAACTTTATCCCTGCCGGAAAACCGTTTTGGGTGATGCAAGCCAATCGGTCAATCCTTACGGCTCATCCACTGCCGATATGATTCGGAAAGCACTTATTACAGGGGAAGTGATGAAGTTGCACAAAAGTTACCGCTCAACCTATGAGATAACAGATTTTGCACAAAAGATACATGCAAACAATGAGCTGGAGCCAGTTGCAAGACATGGAGAGAATCCGCAATTTCTAAAGTTAAAAAAGGAGGAAGATGAAATTTATACGATTGTCAATCTAATCTCTGTATTCAAAAAATCCGGGTACAAGTCGCTTGGAATTGTTTGTAAGACAGAATCACAAGCAAAAGAAATTGCAGAAAAGTTAAAAACATATACAGACGATGTTTACTTCCTTTCAAGCCGGAGTTCCGCTTTTGTACAAGGAATTATCATCACTTCAGCTCACATGGCAAAAGGTTTGGAATTTGATGAAGTGATAATTCCACAAGCAACCGACAAGAATTACAATTCGGAGATTGACAGGAGTATGCTTTATGTTGCAGCAACAAGGGCAATGCACCGATTGACATTGACTTATATCGGAACGAAAAGTAATTTTATTAAATAA
- a CDS encoding GNAT family N-acetyltransferase has translation MKLKRITNSKNPESKTLINLHNDIFPEYERFYKTHLWANLIDNASFMHFNAIYENDELAGFFIYWDLEDAYYIHFIAVRSEMRNRKIGQQILDWVSANLHKPVFLESEIPYDEMTSRRLSFYKRNGFSELANDPKILSEVRKGGHPLWFMGTQKVNNLDDYLIKVRENVYYATGE, from the coding sequence ATGAAACTCAAACGAATCACGAATAGTAAAAACCCGGAATCTAAAACGCTTATCAATCTCCATAACGATATATTTCCCGAATACGAACGCTTTTACAAAACGCATTTGTGGGCTAATTTAATAGATAATGCTTCATTTATGCACTTTAATGCAATTTATGAAAATGATGAATTAGCCGGTTTTTTCATTTATTGGGATTTAGAAGATGCTTATTACATTCATTTTATTGCTGTTCGTTCTGAAATGCGTAACAGAAAAATTGGTCAACAAATATTGGATTGGGTTTCAGCTAATCTGCATAAACCGGTTTTTCTCGAATCTGAAATTCCATACGATGAAATGACAAGCCGCAGACTAAGTTTTTATAAAAGAAATGGGTTCAGTGAGTTAGCCAATGATCCTAAAATCCTTTCCGAAGTTCGCAAAGGTGGTCATCCATTATGGTTTATGGGAACTCAAAAGGTAAATAATTTGGATGATTATTTGATAAAAGTCAGGGAGAATGTCTATTATGCTACAGGGGAATAG
- a CDS encoding DUF5698 domain-containing protein: MSAILDQYTYLLPILIFFGRICDVTLGTLRIIFVSKGEKYLAPIIGFFEVLIWITIISEILSRANSIVSYLSYAAGYATGNYVGILIEKRIAYGIVLCKVYIKKNGKDLLNLLNKKDYGATLLHASGSMGDIDIIETIIDRKKLKDVEKIITNFDPEVFFVTEDIRSKQKGIFPVKTRTVLNRWRQGK; this comes from the coding sequence ATGTCGGCAATACTTGATCAATATACTTATCTTCTTCCAATTCTTATCTTTTTCGGGAGGATTTGTGATGTAACCTTAGGTACACTACGAATCATTTTTGTATCAAAAGGAGAAAAATACCTTGCACCTATCATAGGTTTTTTTGAAGTTTTAATTTGGATTACAATTATTTCCGAAATTTTATCCCGAGCAAACAGCATTGTTTCATACCTCTCGTATGCAGCCGGATATGCAACCGGAAATTATGTCGGAATACTAATTGAGAAACGTATTGCTTACGGTATTGTTCTATGTAAAGTTTATATAAAAAAGAACGGAAAAGATTTGTTGAATCTTTTAAATAAAAAAGATTATGGAGCTACTTTGCTTCATGCTTCTGGTTCTATGGGTGATATTGATATAATAGAAACTATTATTGATAGAAAAAAGTTGAAAGATGTTGAGAAAATAATTACAAATTTCGATCCAGAGGTATTTTTCGTTACTGAAGATATTCGTTCAAAACAAAAAGGGATCTTTCCGGTTAAAACACGTACTGTACTTAATCGCTGGCGACAAGGTAAATAG
- a CDS encoding phage holin family protein, whose translation MGIILQILVSSVAVYFTAWLLPGITVKSYGSAILVAIVLGLLNAFVKPFLQFLSLPITALTLGLFLFVINALVILLASWLLGDNFHVNNFWWALLFSVIVSLISGLLSSFIM comes from the coding sequence ATGGGAATAATTTTACAAATACTTGTATCAAGTGTTGCGGTATATTTTACTGCTTGGCTTTTGCCTGGGATAACTGTAAAAAGTTATGGTTCTGCAATATTAGTCGCTATTGTATTAGGTTTATTAAACGCTTTCGTAAAACCTTTTCTACAATTTTTATCTTTACCAATAACAGCTTTAACATTAGGCTTGTTTTTGTTTGTTATTAACGCTCTTGTTATTTTATTAGCAAGTTGGCTGCTTGGAGATAACTTCCATGTTAATAACTTCTGGTGGGCATTGCTATTCAGTGTTATTGTTAGTCTTATCAGTGGACTTTTAAGTAGTTTCATTATGTAG
- a CDS encoding ORF6N domain-containing protein, with protein sequence MEIQIIEKKIFTIKEQQVILDSDVAELYGVETKRVNEAVKNNPDKFPEGYVLSISAEEWHKMKSKISTSFSSGGKVKLPKAFTEKGLYMLATILKSSVATETTIAIIETFAKVKELSNNITQLSELTDKKQQKFLMQKSGKLISDILNNDFQTVETETTLEFNLSVLKVKHTVVRKPKV encoded by the coding sequence ATGGAAATACAAATTATCGAAAAGAAAATTTTTACAATCAAAGAACAACAAGTAATTCTTGATAGCGATGTCGCGGAATTGTATGGTGTTGAAACAAAACGTGTCAATGAAGCTGTAAAAAATAATCCGGATAAATTTCCGGAAGGATATGTTTTGTCTATCTCAGCCGAAGAGTGGCATAAAATGAAGTCGAAAATTTCGACTTCATTTTCCTCCGGAGGAAAGGTTAAGTTACCAAAAGCGTTTACAGAAAAAGGGTTATATATGCTTGCAACTATTCTTAAAAGTTCGGTTGCAACAGAAACTACTATAGCAATTATTGAAACTTTTGCCAAAGTAAAAGAATTATCGAACAACATTACTCAATTGTCGGAACTTACGGATAAAAAACAACAAAAATTTTTAATGCAAAAAAGCGGAAAATTAATTTCGGATATTTTGAATAATGATTTTCAAACTGTTGAAACAGAAACTACACTTGAATTTAATTTATCTGTTTTAAAAGTGAAACATACGGTAGTGAGAAAGCCAAAAGTTTAA
- the hutI gene encoding imidazolonepropionase, translating into MITVIKNIKKLVGIDIEGTLKFRAGAEMDKIDIIDNAFLIINDGLIYSFGNMEDIPCELFTSDGTLEMEVIDATGKFVLPAWCDSHTHIVYAQSREIEYIDKIKGLSYEEIAARGGGILNSAKKLHKASEEDLYNSAMERLELMRSFGTGAVEIKSGYGLTTESELKMLRVIKKLKEDSPLTIKSNFLGAHSIPLEYREKQEEYVDIVVNEMLPRVAEENLADFVDVFCDKGFFTVEDTERILEAAIKYGLRPKIHANELGYTGGIQTGVKYNALSVDHLEFTGDDEIEALLNSQTMPTILPGAAFFLNMVYAPARNMIEAGLPVAMATDFNPGSSPSGNMQLIISMASILYKLTPIEAINAVTINTAYAMGVEKELGTITVGKKANILITKNIPSIEYIPYAYGENKIEKVIIGGK; encoded by the coding sequence ATGATAACAGTAATAAAAAACATAAAAAAACTAGTCGGAATTGATATAGAAGGAACATTGAAGTTTCGTGCCGGTGCGGAAATGGATAAGATTGATATTATTGATAATGCATTTCTGATAATAAATGACGGATTGATTTATTCTTTCGGGAATATGGAAGATATACCTTGTGAACTGTTCACTTCTGACGGAACATTGGAGATGGAAGTTATTGATGCAACTGGTAAGTTTGTTTTACCTGCTTGGTGTGATTCTCATACTCATATCGTTTACGCACAGTCGCGGGAAATTGAATATATAGATAAGATAAAAGGATTGAGTTACGAAGAGATTGCTGCTCGCGGGGGCGGAATCCTTAATTCCGCAAAAAAACTGCATAAAGCTTCTGAGGAAGATCTTTATAACAGTGCAATGGAAAGGTTGGAGTTGATGCGTTCTTTCGGTACGGGTGCTGTAGAGATAAAAAGCGGTTACGGACTTACAACGGAATCGGAGTTAAAAATGTTGAGAGTAATCAAAAAACTGAAAGAGGATTCTCCGCTTACAATAAAATCCAATTTTTTGGGAGCACATTCCATTCCTTTGGAATATCGTGAAAAGCAAGAAGAATATGTTGATATTGTTGTCAATGAAATGCTTCCGAGAGTGGCCGAAGAAAATCTTGCCGACTTTGTAGATGTCTTTTGTGATAAAGGTTTTTTCACAGTTGAAGATACCGAACGTATTCTCGAAGCAGCTATAAAATACGGTCTCAGACCGAAAATACATGCTAATGAACTTGGTTATACCGGAGGAATTCAGACCGGAGTAAAATATAATGCTCTTTCTGTTGACCATCTTGAGTTTACTGGTGATGATGAAATTGAAGCTTTGTTAAATTCTCAAACTATGCCGACTATTTTGCCAGGTGCGGCGTTCTTTTTAAATATGGTTTATGCTCCCGCAAGAAATATGATTGAAGCAGGTTTACCTGTTGCTATGGCAACTGATTTTAATCCGGGTTCATCGCCATCGGGAAATATGCAATTGATTATTTCAATGGCGTCTATCCTTTACAAACTCACTCCTATAGAAGCTATTAATGCTGTAACTATTAATACTGCTTACGCTATGGGGGTAGAGAAAGAACTTGGAACAATAACTGTCGGTAAAAAAGCAAATATACTTATAACAAAGAATATTCCGTCAATTGAATATATACCATATGCGTACGGAGAGAATAAAATTGAAAAGGTGATAATAGGAGGGAAATAA
- a CDS encoding ABC transporter permease, with translation MSKLSLIIGREYFSRVKKKSFILMTFLTPILMVAVIIIPSIIAVRSEQKNAEKVSVVGVLDESGFYKDVFETNEKYIYIFLNDDIEIEKKNMSSSEIEYLLYIPKTEFNIPTGAYIYGKDNVPNYVKTYIRNLMAQEAERIKLEASGIDQELLDSVKTNIKISSYVITDDGDEQKSYSEVSTILGFACGILIYMFIFMFGSQVMRGVMEEKASRIVEVIVSSVKPFQLMMGKIIGIGLVGLTQFVLWVVLTFALYGVFDTTLMNKYLPADTVTQVQQMLPDADSTAVIDVVESTDMNSKVSEIFDMISTINFPVILLSFLFYFIAGYLLFASIFAAIGGAVDNEADTQQFMMPVTIAMIIPIVLIGDITSDPNGPVAFWLSMIPFTSPITMMMRIPFGVPYWQLIISMTLLVACFILTTWLAGKIYRTGILMYGKKITWRELWKWIRY, from the coding sequence ATGAGTAAATTATCACTAATTATTGGAAGAGAATATTTTTCAAGAGTAAAAAAGAAATCATTTATTTTAATGACTTTTCTTACACCGATTTTGATGGTCGCGGTAATAATTATTCCATCGATAATTGCAGTTAGGAGCGAACAAAAAAATGCCGAAAAGGTTTCAGTTGTCGGTGTTCTTGATGAATCGGGATTTTATAAAGACGTTTTTGAAACGAATGAAAAGTATATTTATATTTTTCTGAATGATGATATTGAAATTGAAAAGAAAAACATGTCATCAAGCGAAATAGAATATTTGCTTTATATTCCTAAAACGGAATTTAATATTCCGACCGGAGCATATATTTACGGCAAAGACAATGTACCTAATTACGTTAAGACTTATATTCGAAATTTAATGGCACAGGAAGCCGAAAGAATAAAACTTGAAGCTTCCGGAATTGATCAGGAGTTGTTGGATTCCGTTAAAACGAATATAAAAATCAGTAGTTATGTAATTACTGATGATGGAGATGAGCAAAAATCATATTCTGAAGTTAGTACAATTTTAGGTTTTGCCTGCGGGATTCTGATTTATATGTTTATTTTTATGTTCGGCTCGCAAGTGATGAGAGGTGTGATGGAAGAAAAAGCTTCGCGTATTGTGGAAGTTATTGTATCTTCGGTTAAGCCTTTCCAGCTTATGATGGGCAAAATTATTGGTATCGGACTTGTAGGATTGACTCAATTTGTTTTATGGGTTGTGCTTACATTTGCACTATATGGAGTTTTCGACACAACATTGATGAATAAATATTTACCTGCCGATACGGTTACTCAAGTTCAACAAATGCTTCCTGATGCCGATTCTACGGCAGTTATTGATGTTGTTGAAAGTACTGATATGAATTCCAAAGTATCGGAGATATTCGATATGATTTCTACAATAAATTTTCCCGTAATTTTATTATCATTCTTATTCTACTTTATTGCCGGTTATTTGTTATTTGCATCAATTTTTGCCGCTATTGGAGGAGCTGTGGATAATGAAGCCGATACTCAACAATTTATGATGCCGGTAACTATCGCTATGATAATACCGATTGTCCTCATCGGAGATATAACATCAGACCCAAACGGTCCGGTTGCATTCTGGTTATCAATGATTCCGTTTACTTCGCCTATAACAATGATGATGAGAATTCCGTTCGGTGTTCCTTATTGGCAGTTAATAATTTCAATGACTTTATTGGTCGCATGCTTTATACTAACTACATGGCTTGCAGGTAAAATTTATCGTACCGGAATTTTAATGTACGGCAAGAAAATTACATGGAGAGAATTGTGGAAATGGATTAGATATTAG
- a CDS encoding ATP-binding cassette domain-containing protein, whose product MEIIKAVDVRKQYQNHLALDSVSFSIKEGSIFGLLGPNGAGKTTFIRILNQITAPDSGYILFNDEKLKPEHIAQIGYLPEERGLYKKMKVGEQALYLARLKGLDKQTALRELKKWFELFEITSWWDKKVEELSKGMAQKIQFITTVLHKPELLIFDEPFSGFDPVNVNTLKEEILKLRDEGATVVFSTHNMASVEELCDDIVLINKSKIVLKGKVNEIKRQFGTNTFNFELNIYPNFSAEDLLSEVNINEYILNSNHLKGVVSHLDDITSNEIISILMKYGNLTSFNEILPTMNDIFIKTVTEK is encoded by the coding sequence ATGGAAATTATTAAAGCTGTTGACGTTAGAAAACAATATCAGAATCATTTGGCTCTTGATAGTGTCTCTTTCTCAATTAAGGAAGGTTCCATTTTCGGACTGCTGGGTCCGAATGGTGCCGGAAAAACAACTTTTATTAGAATTTTAAATCAAATTACAGCTCCCGATAGCGGATATATTTTATTTAATGACGAAAAGCTTAAGCCGGAACATATAGCCCAAATCGGATATCTTCCTGAAGAGCGAGGGCTTTATAAAAAAATGAAAGTAGGTGAGCAAGCTCTTTATCTTGCTCGATTAAAAGGTCTTGATAAACAAACCGCTTTGAGAGAATTAAAAAAATGGTTTGAACTATTTGAAATTACTTCCTGGTGGGATAAAAAAGTTGAAGAGCTTTCAAAAGGGATGGCGCAAAAGATTCAGTTTATTACTACTGTGCTGCATAAACCCGAATTATTAATATTTGATGAGCCTTTCAGCGGTTTCGATCCCGTTAATGTAAATACTCTTAAAGAAGAAATTCTGAAATTAAGAGACGAAGGTGCAACCGTAGTTTTTTCAACTCATAATATGGCTTCCGTTGAAGAACTTTGTGATGATATTGTTCTGATTAATAAATCAAAAATAGTTTTAAAAGGAAAAGTCAATGAAATAAAAAGACAATTCGGTACAAATACATTCAATTTCGAACTAAATATTTATCCGAATTTTTCGGCAGAAGATTTATTATCTGAGGTAAATATCAACGAATATATTCTAAACTCGAATCATCTAAAGGGAGTTGTAAGTCATCTTGATGATATAACTTCAAACGAAATTATTTCTATATTAATGAAGTATGGAAATCTGACTTCTTTCAATGAAATACTCCCGACTATGAATGATATCTTTATTAAAACCGTAACCGAAAAATAA
- the dnaJ gene encoding molecular chaperone DnaJ yields MAKRDYYEVLGVAKGATDQEIKSAYRKKAIQFHPDKNPGDKEAEEKFKEAAEAYEVLSDPDKRSRYDQFGHDGMRGAAGGGFTASEMDINEIFSRFGDIFGGGFGGGFESFFGGGTRTGGRQRVHRGKDIRVRLALTLEEIATGVEKKIKVSKYIKCDECSGSGAEKGSGYQTCSTCGGSGQVSSVQQSFFGVRQVVSMCPNCGGTGKIIVKKCHKCGGDGIVKSDEVISVKIPAGVAEGMQLTVSGKGNAGPMNGISGDLLVVIEELPHKLFRRDNNNILYDKFVNISDAILGASLEIPTLGNPVKIKIPAGTQTGKVLRVKGKGLPSVNYHGKGDLLVSVNVWVPKHLTKEETKMIEQLKNSSSFNPPDTIKDKGFFDRVKDMFD; encoded by the coding sequence ATGGCTAAAAGAGATTATTATGAAGTTTTGGGTGTAGCTAAAGGTGCTACCGATCAAGAGATAAAATCTGCTTACAGAAAGAAAGCTATTCAATTTCACCCTGATAAAAATCCGGGAGATAAAGAAGCTGAAGAAAAATTTAAGGAAGCAGCTGAGGCTTATGAAGTATTGAGTGATCCGGATAAACGAAGCAGATACGACCAATTCGGTCATGACGGTATGCGAGGTGCTGCTGGAGGCGGATTTACTGCTTCTGAAATGGATATAAATGAAATTTTCAGCAGATTCGGTGATATTTTCGGCGGTGGCTTTGGTGGCGGTTTTGAAAGTTTTTTTGGCGGAGGTACTCGTACCGGTGGTCGTCAAAGAGTTCACCGTGGTAAAGATATTCGCGTTAGGCTCGCTCTAACTCTCGAAGAAATTGCTACCGGAGTTGAGAAGAAAATCAAAGTCAGTAAATACATCAAATGTGATGAATGTAGCGGTTCGGGTGCTGAAAAAGGCTCGGGATACCAAACCTGTAGCACTTGCGGTGGTTCCGGCCAGGTTTCAAGTGTACAGCAAAGTTTCTTTGGAGTGAGACAAGTTGTTTCGATGTGTCCGAATTGCGGAGGAACAGGAAAAATTATTGTTAAGAAATGTCATAAATGCGGTGGCGACGGAATTGTTAAATCGGATGAAGTAATCTCTGTAAAAATTCCTGCCGGCGTGGCGGAAGGAATGCAGTTAACTGTTAGCGGAAAAGGAAATGCCGGTCCTATGAATGGTATCAGCGGGGATTTGCTTGTTGTTATAGAAGAACTTCCGCACAAACTTTTCAGACGCGATAATAATAATATCCTGTATGATAAATTTGTAAATATTTCGGATGCAATTCTTGGTGCTTCATTAGAAATTCCGACTCTCGGAAATCCTGTTAAGATTAAAATACCTGCAGGAACTCAGACAGGTAAAGTGCTTAGAGTTAAAGGAAAAGGATTGCCTTCCGTTAATTATCACGGAAAGGGTGATTTATTAGTGAGCGTCAATGTTTGGGTACCTAAACATTTAACTAAAGAAGAAACTAAAATGATAGAACAATTAAAAAATTCATCAAGTTTTAATCCGCCGGATACGATAAAGGATAAGGGTTTCTTTGATAGAGTTAAGGATATGTTCGATTAA
- a CDS encoding nucleotide exchange factor GrpE: MIENDDLKNSDYQEDDIISTDENLDEINDKILSAKKRKSFTKNKSDKLAEENEKLCAELAEAKDKYLRLFSEFDNYRKRTSKEKIDIITTASETVISKLLSILDDIDRAEKAYENLNNIDALKEGTNLIFEKFRTILQSCGLKEMKSNGEEFDPDIHEAIANFPAACEDQKNKIIDTAEKGYTLNDKVIRIAKVVVGN, translated from the coding sequence ATGATAGAGAATGACGATTTAAAAAATTCGGATTATCAGGAAGATGATATCATATCTACTGATGAAAATCTTGATGAAATAAATGATAAAATTTTAAGTGCAAAAAAGAGAAAATCTTTTACCAAAAATAAGTCAGATAAATTGGCAGAAGAAAATGAAAAACTTTGTGCTGAATTGGCAGAAGCAAAGGATAAATACTTGCGTCTTTTTTCGGAATTTGATAATTATAGAAAAAGGACTTCCAAGGAAAAAATTGATATTATCACTACTGCAAGTGAAACTGTGATTTCAAAGCTACTATCTATACTTGATGATATTGACCGTGCCGAAAAAGCTTATGAAAATCTTAACAATATTGATGCTTTGAAAGAAGGAACTAATTTGATTTTTGAAAAATTCAGAACAATACTTCAAAGTTGCGGTTTGAAAGAAATGAAATCAAACGGAGAAGAATTTGATCCTGATATTCATGAAGCGATTGCTAATTTTCCTGCAGCTTGTGAAGATCAAAAAAATAAGATTATAGATACGGCTGAAAAAGGTTATACATTGAATGATAAAGTTATACGTATTGCCAAAGTTGTTGTCGGTAATTAA
- a CDS encoding biotin--[acetyl-CoA-carboxylase] ligase, with protein sequence MKIISYKSVDSTNLEAQRLLNSQEKIPFVVVSEKQTSGKGRGEHIWETESGKNLMCSFVIEPGIHPQYQYLITVAISVSIFQLLQKYLSPDNQIKIKWPNDIYVDDNKICGILISNKIFGDEIKSSIIGSGINVNQIDFPAHLSHATSIKKITKDDMSINELLRDLIDLASENFKIMQSNPAKLISIYTENLYKLNKPAMYNIDGKLVELCITGIDEFGGII encoded by the coding sequence ATGAAAATTATCTCATACAAATCAGTTGATTCCACAAACCTTGAGGCTCAAAGATTATTGAACAGTCAGGAAAAAATTCCTTTTGTTGTGGTTTCGGAAAAACAAACGAGCGGCAAGGGTAGAGGTGAACATATTTGGGAAACCGAATCCGGTAAGAATCTTATGTGTAGTTTCGTTATTGAACCGGGAATTCATCCGCAATATCAATATTTAATTACTGTTGCGATTTCGGTTTCGATATTTCAACTTTTGCAAAAATATCTTTCGCCTGATAATCAAATAAAAATCAAATGGCCTAATGATATTTATGTTGATGATAATAAAATTTGCGGGATATTGATTTCGAATAAAATTTTCGGCGATGAAATTAAATCATCAATAATTGGATCCGGAATTAACGTTAATCAGATTGATTTTCCGGCGCATTTGTCACATGCGACTTCAATCAAAAAAATAACTAAAGATGATATGTCAATAAATGAATTGTTAAGAGATTTGATAGATTTGGCAAGTGAAAATTTTAAAATCATGCAAAGCAATCCTGCGAAACTCATTTCTATTTATACGGAAAATCTTTACAAACTTAATAAACCGGCAATGTACAATATTGATGGAAAGCTTGTTGAACTTTGTATAACCGGAATTGATGAGTTCGGAGGAATTATATAA